One region of Mycolicibacterium rhodesiae NBB3 genomic DNA includes:
- the recG gene encoding ATP-dependent DNA helicase RecG, with translation MAKLTDRLDFVIGKKSADPLEENFGIVTVNDLLRHYPRKYSDDMTTAGEGEELEEGEHVTFVDRITNVDLRLTNRSPKREYMVVTIGNRRPKVTATFFNVKVIKRTLKEGQRVMLSGEVGYFKGTLQLTHPGFLVIHDDGRVAGTRSLTAIARAEGTADEGKLLSLFDRDFFPIYPANSKVQSWDIYACVRQVLDVLDPVDEPLPESFLREHNLIGEDEALRAIHTAEKAAERDAAIARLTYDEAIGLQWALAQRRFGELSEAGPVAVPSDDGLVAAMRHQMPFELTEGQKDVLQVLTAELGSSRPMNRMLQGEVGSGKTIVSVLAMLQMVDAGYQCALLAPTEVLAAQHARSIRDVLGPLAMAGQLEGAEKATRIALLTGSMSPQQKKQVRAEVASGDAGIVIGTHALLQDAVEFHRLGKVVVDEQHRFGVEQRDRLRAKAPEGVTPHLLVMTATPIPRTVALTHYGDLETSILRELPRGRQPITTNTIFLKEHPAWLDRAWQRIIEEVGAGRQAYVVASRIDEDDKTQAKGRGKRREQIKEQGPPATTVVELFDRLRNGPLSGLRLGLMHGRLSADEKDAVMAAFRAGDIDVLICTTVIEVGVDVPNATVMLVMDGDRFGISQLHQLRGRIGRGQHPSLCLLVSKLPETSKAGDRLKAVASTLDGFKLADLDLAERREGDVLGYSQSGRPITLRFLSLFEHLDLILAARDFCDAHYATNPGDPRMAALAAPFSDTDRIEYLEKA, from the coding sequence GTGGCCAAGCTGACCGACCGGCTCGACTTCGTCATCGGGAAGAAGTCCGCTGATCCGTTGGAAGAAAACTTCGGCATCGTCACCGTCAACGATCTGCTGCGGCACTATCCGCGTAAGTACAGCGACGACATGACGACAGCCGGCGAAGGCGAGGAACTCGAGGAAGGCGAACACGTCACCTTCGTCGACCGCATCACCAATGTCGACCTGCGATTGACGAATCGTTCGCCGAAGCGTGAATACATGGTCGTCACAATCGGCAATCGCAGGCCGAAGGTCACCGCGACGTTTTTCAACGTGAAGGTCATCAAGCGAACGCTCAAAGAGGGTCAGCGGGTGATGCTGTCGGGCGAGGTGGGCTACTTCAAAGGAACTCTGCAGCTGACACATCCGGGTTTCCTGGTGATCCATGATGACGGCAGGGTCGCCGGAACCAGATCCCTCACCGCGATTGCCCGAGCGGAAGGAACGGCCGACGAAGGCAAGTTGCTCTCTCTGTTCGACCGTGACTTCTTCCCGATCTACCCCGCCAACAGCAAGGTGCAGAGCTGGGACATCTACGCGTGCGTACGCCAGGTGCTCGACGTCCTCGACCCCGTCGACGAGCCGCTGCCGGAATCCTTTCTGCGCGAACACAACCTGATCGGCGAAGACGAAGCCCTGCGTGCCATCCACACTGCGGAGAAAGCGGCGGAACGCGATGCGGCGATCGCGCGTCTGACCTATGACGAGGCCATCGGGCTGCAATGGGCGTTGGCGCAGCGACGGTTCGGCGAATTGAGTGAGGCCGGACCCGTCGCGGTTCCATCCGACGACGGCCTGGTCGCGGCGATGCGCCACCAGATGCCGTTCGAACTGACCGAAGGCCAGAAGGATGTCCTGCAGGTGCTGACCGCCGAGTTGGGGTCGAGCCGGCCGATGAACCGCATGCTGCAGGGTGAGGTCGGATCCGGTAAGACCATCGTCTCGGTGCTCGCGATGCTCCAGATGGTCGACGCCGGATACCAGTGCGCACTGTTGGCGCCGACCGAAGTCCTTGCCGCCCAGCACGCGCGCTCGATTCGCGACGTCCTCGGGCCGCTGGCCATGGCGGGTCAACTCGAAGGCGCCGAGAAGGCGACGCGGATCGCGCTGCTGACGGGTTCGATGTCCCCGCAACAGAAGAAGCAGGTGCGCGCCGAAGTCGCCTCCGGTGACGCGGGCATCGTGATCGGAACGCACGCACTACTGCAGGACGCCGTCGAATTCCACCGTCTCGGTAAGGTCGTCGTCGACGAGCAGCACCGGTTCGGTGTGGAACAACGAGATCGCCTGCGGGCCAAGGCACCCGAGGGTGTCACACCCCATCTGCTCGTGATGACCGCGACGCCGATCCCGCGCACCGTCGCGCTGACCCACTACGGCGACCTCGAGACGTCGATCCTTCGTGAGCTGCCGCGTGGCCGCCAGCCGATCACCACCAACACCATCTTCCTCAAGGAGCATCCCGCCTGGCTCGACCGCGCCTGGCAACGGATCATCGAGGAAGTCGGCGCCGGCAGGCAGGCCTACGTCGTCGCGTCGCGCATCGACGAAGACGACAAGACCCAGGCAAAGGGCAGAGGCAAGCGGCGGGAGCAGATCAAGGAACAGGGCCCACCCGCGACCACCGTCGTCGAATTATTCGATCGGCTGCGTAATGGTCCACTGTCAGGGCTGCGGCTCGGGCTGATGCACGGTCGGTTGTCCGCCGACGAAAAGGACGCGGTGATGGCCGCTTTCCGCGCCGGGGACATCGACGTCCTGATCTGCACCACCGTGATCGAGGTCGGTGTCGATGTGCCCAATGCCACGGTCATGCTGGTGATGGACGGCGACCGGTTCGGCATCAGTCAGCTGCACCAGCTGCGCGGTCGCATCGGGCGCGGCCAACATCCGAGTCTGTGCCTTCTGGTCAGCAAGTTGCCGGAGACCTCGAAGGCGGGAGATCGCCTCAAGGCGGTCGCCTCGACACTCGACGGTTTCAAGCTCGCCGATCTCGACCTGGCCGAACGACGTGAAGGTGATGTACTCGGCTACAGCCAATCCGGGCGTCCGATCACGCTGCGGTTCCTATCGCTCTTCGAGCACCTCGATCTCATTCTGGCGGCGCGTGACTTCTGTGATGCGCATTACGCGACGAATCCGGGTGACCCCCGGATGGCCGCCCTCGCCGCACCCTTCTCCGACACCGACCGCATCGAGTACTTGGAAAAGGCGTGA
- a CDS encoding DAK2 domain-containing protein, which translates to MSVRRLDASALRDWAHTAVGDLITHTDEINRLNVFPVADADTGTNMLFTMRAAWAQADAQASSDDVAEVAAALARGALQGARGNSGVILSQILRGLADVTASAAADRDGVLADVSGGLFGAALRHSVGLVVSSMGKAVPGTIVSVLQDAAGAAEDAVADDSELAYVVSAAADAAAVALDKTTAQLDVLAEAGVVDAGGRGLLVLLDAMSATLTGHVRPRDEYVPSPPHDHDIATAASVSPQFEVMYLLSDCDAAGVETLRRGLEQLGDSIAIATTHGAAQYSVHVHADDAGAAVEAALPLGTLSRIQITSLTGGPGARPTGGFARERAVLAVVDGSGAEELFEGEGAHVLRLGARDPVSAKDLLHALVNTGAAQIMVLPNGYVAAEELVAGCTAAIGWGIDVVPVPTASMVQGLAALAMHEADRQAVDDGYTMARAAAAARHGSVRVATEEALTWAGTCEPGDGLGIAGDEVLIVGKDVATAGAGLIDLLLAAGGELVTVLTGAGVDAAVGEALAEHVHREHIGTELVTYHTDHRGDALLIGVE; encoded by the coding sequence ATGTCGGTTCGACGGCTGGACGCCTCCGCATTGCGGGACTGGGCGCATACCGCCGTCGGCGACCTCATCACCCATACCGACGAGATCAACCGGCTCAACGTCTTCCCGGTCGCCGACGCCGATACCGGAACAAACATGCTGTTCACGATGCGTGCGGCGTGGGCGCAGGCCGATGCGCAGGCATCCTCGGACGACGTGGCGGAGGTCGCCGCCGCGCTGGCCCGCGGCGCGCTGCAGGGCGCCCGAGGCAATTCCGGGGTCATCCTGTCGCAGATTCTGCGCGGTCTGGCCGACGTCACCGCCTCTGCGGCCGCCGATCGGGACGGGGTGCTCGCCGACGTCAGCGGCGGCCTGTTCGGCGCCGCGTTGCGGCATTCAGTCGGGCTGGTCGTCAGCTCAATGGGCAAGGCGGTCCCGGGCACGATCGTCTCGGTTCTGCAGGACGCCGCGGGCGCCGCCGAGGACGCCGTGGCCGACGACTCCGAGCTCGCCTACGTGGTTTCGGCGGCCGCCGATGCCGCGGCCGTCGCCCTGGACAAGACCACGGCGCAACTCGACGTCCTTGCCGAAGCCGGCGTGGTGGACGCCGGCGGGCGGGGGCTGCTGGTACTGCTGGACGCGATGAGCGCGACGCTGACCGGTCACGTCCGGCCCCGTGACGAGTACGTGCCGTCCCCGCCGCACGACCACGACATCGCCACAGCGGCGTCGGTATCCCCGCAATTCGAGGTGATGTACCTGCTCAGCGACTGCGACGCCGCTGGGGTCGAGACCCTTCGCCGAGGCCTCGAGCAGCTGGGGGACTCGATAGCGATCGCGACGACGCACGGCGCCGCCCAGTACTCCGTCCATGTGCACGCCGACGATGCCGGGGCAGCGGTCGAAGCGGCGTTGCCGCTGGGCACCCTGAGCCGCATCCAGATCACCTCCCTCACCGGCGGACCGGGTGCGCGGCCCACTGGCGGCTTCGCCCGCGAACGCGCCGTGCTCGCCGTGGTCGACGGTTCCGGCGCAGAAGAGCTGTTCGAAGGCGAGGGCGCGCACGTCCTACGACTCGGCGCACGTGACCCGGTGAGCGCCAAGGACCTGCTGCACGCACTGGTGAACACCGGCGCCGCTCAGATCATGGTGCTGCCGAACGGATATGTCGCCGCCGAGGAACTGGTCGCAGGCTGCACCGCTGCCATCGGCTGGGGTATCGACGTCGTACCGGTGCCGACGGCATCGATGGTGCAGGGCCTTGCCGCGTTGGCCATGCACGAGGCAGACCGGCAGGCCGTCGACGACGGTTACACGATGGCGCGCGCCGCGGCGGCCGCCAGGCACGGATCGGTGCGGGTCGCCACCGAAGAGGCGCTCACCTGGGCGGGCACGTGTGAACCCGGCGACGGTCTGGGCATAGCGGGCGACGAGGTGCTGATCGTGGGCAAGGACGTCGCGACCGCCGGCGCTGGACTGATCGACCTGCTGCTCGCCGCCGGCGGTGAACTCGTCACCGTGCTCACCGGCGCAGGCGTCGACGCGGCGGTCGGTGAGGCGCTCGCCGAGCATGTCCACCGGGAACACATCGGCACCGAACTGGTGACCTACCACACCGACCACCGCGGCGACGCTCTGCTGATCGGCGTCGAGTAG
- the rpmB gene encoding 50S ribosomal protein L28, with translation MAAVCDICGKGPGFGKSVSHSHRRTSRRWDPNIQTVRAVSHPGGNKKRVNVCTSCIKAGKVSRG, from the coding sequence ATGGCTGCCGTGTGCGATATCTGCGGGAAGGGCCCCGGCTTCGGCAAGTCGGTGTCGCACTCCCATCGCCGGACCAGCCGTCGGTGGGATCCCAACATCCAGACCGTGCGCGCCGTGTCCCATCCCGGCGGCAACAAGAAGCGCGTCAACGTGTGCACCTCGTGCATCAAGGCCGGCAAGGTCTCGCGCGGCTGA
- a CDS encoding uracil-DNA glycosylase, with translation MGARPLTELVDDGWAHALEPVQAQVAQMGEFLRTELAEGRRYLPAGQNVLRAFTFPFDRVRVLIVGQDPYPTPGHAVGLSFSVAPEVRPLPRSLANIFTEYTDDLGHPQPATGDLTPWAERGVMLLNRVLTVAPGTPASHRGKGWEAVTECAIRALVARQQPMVAVLWGRDASTLKPMLDGASCVAIESPHPSPLSASRGFFGSRPFSRANELLGKMGADPIDWRLP, from the coding sequence GTGGGTGCACGACCGCTGACTGAACTCGTCGATGACGGCTGGGCGCACGCGCTGGAACCCGTCCAAGCTCAGGTCGCACAGATGGGTGAGTTCCTGCGCACCGAGCTGGCGGAGGGCCGCCGATATCTGCCGGCTGGCCAGAATGTCTTGCGGGCCTTCACCTTTCCGTTCGACCGTGTGCGGGTACTCATTGTCGGTCAGGATCCGTATCCGACACCGGGCCACGCCGTCGGGTTGAGCTTCTCGGTGGCGCCCGAGGTGCGTCCGTTGCCGCGCAGCCTGGCCAACATCTTCACCGAGTACACCGACGATCTGGGTCATCCTCAACCCGCGACCGGTGATCTGACGCCGTGGGCCGAACGTGGAGTCATGCTGCTCAACAGGGTGCTCACCGTTGCGCCGGGGACCCCGGCGTCGCACCGCGGAAAGGGGTGGGAGGCGGTGACCGAGTGCGCGATCCGCGCACTGGTCGCGCGACAGCAGCCGATGGTCGCGGTGCTGTGGGGTCGCGATGCGTCGACATTGAAGCCGATGCTGGACGGCGCCTCGTGTGTGGCGATCGAATCTCCGCATCCGTCGCCGCTGTCGGCGTCGCGCGGATTCTTCGGCTCGCGACCGTTCAGCCGCGCCAACGAACTGCTGGGGAAGATGGGCGCCGACCCGATCGACTGGCGTCTTCCGTAA
- a CDS encoding thiamine-phosphate kinase, whose protein sequence is MASDEPPETLAGVGEFAVIDRLVANRVQPDAVALGPGDDSAVVLARDGATVVSTDMLVEGSHFRLDWSTPHDVGRKAIAQNAADIEAMGATATAFVVAFGARGDTPVAQAVELADGLWYEAHLLGAGIVGGDLVTAPQWVISVTALGDLGGREAIRLDGARVGDTVAVIGHLGWSAAGYALWLNEVQSFESLRRRHLVPEPPYGQGRIAADAGATSMTDVSDGLMADIGHIARASGVGVDLSWDALSADLDPLTEAGTAVAVDPRTWLLGGGEDHALVATFGAEPPTGWRAIGRVLDGPARVLIDGEQWHGDSGWQSF, encoded by the coding sequence ATGGCGAGCGATGAGCCCCCCGAGACACTTGCCGGGGTGGGCGAGTTCGCCGTGATCGACCGGCTCGTCGCAAATCGCGTACAGCCCGACGCCGTTGCGCTCGGCCCGGGCGACGATTCCGCGGTCGTCTTGGCGCGTGACGGCGCGACCGTGGTGTCGACGGACATGCTCGTCGAGGGGAGTCATTTCCGGCTGGACTGGTCGACGCCACACGATGTGGGCCGCAAGGCCATCGCGCAGAATGCTGCGGACATCGAGGCGATGGGTGCGACGGCCACAGCGTTCGTCGTCGCATTCGGCGCGCGCGGTGACACCCCCGTTGCACAAGCGGTCGAGTTGGCAGACGGCTTGTGGTACGAGGCGCACCTACTGGGCGCCGGGATAGTCGGCGGCGACCTCGTGACTGCTCCGCAGTGGGTGATTTCGGTGACGGCGCTCGGCGATCTGGGCGGCCGCGAGGCGATCCGTCTCGACGGCGCCCGTGTCGGCGACACCGTCGCGGTCATTGGTCATCTCGGCTGGTCTGCCGCTGGATATGCATTGTGGCTCAATGAGGTTCAGAGTTTCGAATCACTACGCCGTCGGCACCTGGTGCCTGAGCCGCCGTACGGCCAGGGTCGCATAGCCGCGGACGCGGGCGCCACATCGATGACCGATGTCTCCGACGGGCTGATGGCCGACATCGGGCATATCGCGCGTGCGTCCGGTGTCGGGGTCGACTTGTCCTGGGATGCGCTCAGTGCGGACCTTGATCCGCTGACCGAGGCTGGAACCGCAGTGGCAGTGGATCCGCGGACCTGGCTGCTCGGCGGAGGGGAGGACCACGCGTTGGTTGCGACGTTCGGCGCGGAGCCACCGACCGGATGGCGGGCGATTGGCCGGGTACTCGATGGTCCGGCGCGCGTTCTGATTGACGGCGAGCAATGGCACGGAGACTCGGGCTGGCAGTCATTCTGA
- a CDS encoding Lrp/AsnC ligand binding domain-containing protein: MVEAFMLIQTEVGRADVIAKQLADLPGVLSAEYVTGPYDVVVRVGADSLDELQAGVVPNVQQVVGVTRTLTCPIAGRVRP; the protein is encoded by the coding sequence GTGGTTGAGGCTTTCATGCTGATCCAGACCGAGGTCGGCCGTGCAGACGTCATCGCCAAACAGCTTGCGGACCTACCGGGTGTGCTGTCCGCCGAGTACGTCACGGGTCCTTACGACGTGGTGGTGCGCGTCGGCGCGGACAGCCTGGACGAACTGCAAGCCGGCGTCGTGCCCAACGTCCAGCAGGTGGTCGGCGTCACCCGCACGCTGACCTGCCCGATCGCCGGCCGAGTGCGCCCATAG
- a CDS encoding DUF3515 domain-containing protein, with protein sequence METETRDGPPRALMIVAIVVAVGAAIAVLAVAALRQRPETEQPVAIVSVPAPQAQSADCRILIDALPDRLGDYRRATPADPAPPGAAAWRASPDGEAIILRCGLDRPAEFVLGSPLQVVDEVSWFQVAEAGADEDPGAGTGRSTWFAVDRPVYVALTLPAGSGSTPIQEISRLIAKSLPAKAVDPAPVR encoded by the coding sequence GTGGAGACCGAAACCCGCGACGGCCCGCCAAGGGCACTGATGATCGTCGCGATCGTGGTGGCTGTGGGCGCCGCCATCGCGGTCCTGGCGGTGGCGGCGCTGCGTCAGCGTCCTGAGACCGAACAACCTGTCGCGATCGTCTCGGTGCCGGCGCCGCAGGCGCAGAGCGCCGATTGCCGGATATTGATCGACGCGCTGCCCGACCGGCTCGGCGACTATCGGCGAGCGACCCCGGCCGACCCGGCGCCACCGGGAGCGGCGGCCTGGCGTGCGTCGCCGGACGGCGAGGCGATCATCCTTCGGTGCGGCCTGGACCGGCCCGCGGAGTTCGTCCTCGGCAGCCCGCTCCAGGTCGTCGATGAGGTGTCCTGGTTCCAGGTAGCCGAAGCTGGGGCGGACGAAGATCCCGGCGCCGGCACAGGACGCAGTACGTGGTTCGCGGTGGACCGCCCGGTGTACGTCGCGCTCACCCTGCCGGCAGGGTCAGGTTCGACACCGATTCAGGAAATCTCGCGACTCATCGCAAAGTCATTGCCCGCCAAAGCGGTCGATCCCGCGCCGGTGCGTTAA
- a CDS encoding D-alanine--D-alanine ligase family protein, which translates to MGASGRIRVAVVYGGRSSEHAISCVSAGSIMRNLDPQRFDVVAVGITPGGTWMLTDAEPDTLAIADRQLPQVTSASGRELALAVDPGRGGELVSLSAGAGEVLGAVDVVFPVLHGPYGEDGTIQGLLELAGVPYVGAGVLASASGMDKEFTKKLLAAEGLPIGDQVVLRPRQQTVSLEDRERLGLPVFVKPSRGGSSIGVSRVTASDQLPAAIELARRNDPKVIVEAAIVGRELECGVLEFPDGRVEASTVGEIRVAGVRGREDSFYDFATKYLDDAAELDVPAKIDDTIADEVRQLAIRAFQAIDCQGLARVDFFLTENGPIINEINTMPGFTTISMYPRMWAASGVDYPTLLATMVETALKRGTGLR; encoded by the coding sequence GAGCACGCAATTTCCTGCGTCTCCGCAGGCAGCATCATGCGCAACCTCGATCCGCAGCGTTTCGACGTGGTCGCCGTCGGCATCACCCCAGGCGGCACGTGGATGCTCACGGACGCGGAGCCCGACACCCTGGCGATCGCCGACAGGCAGTTACCGCAGGTCACCAGCGCATCCGGCAGGGAGCTCGCCCTTGCCGTCGACCCGGGGCGAGGTGGCGAGCTGGTGTCACTCAGCGCTGGCGCCGGTGAGGTGCTCGGTGCGGTGGACGTGGTCTTCCCGGTGCTGCACGGTCCTTATGGCGAGGACGGCACCATCCAGGGGCTTCTCGAATTGGCAGGCGTGCCGTACGTCGGCGCCGGCGTACTGGCCAGCGCGTCGGGCATGGACAAGGAGTTCACCAAGAAGCTGTTGGCCGCGGAGGGTCTGCCGATCGGCGACCAGGTCGTGCTGCGCCCGCGACAGCAGACCGTGAGCCTCGAAGACCGCGAACGGCTGGGGCTGCCGGTGTTCGTCAAGCCTTCGCGCGGTGGGTCGTCGATCGGGGTGAGCCGGGTGACGGCGTCGGATCAGCTACCCGCGGCGATCGAGCTGGCAAGACGTAACGATCCCAAGGTGATCGTCGAGGCCGCGATCGTCGGACGTGAATTGGAGTGCGGGGTACTGGAATTCCCCGACGGCAGAGTCGAAGCGAGCACCGTCGGCGAGATCCGGGTGGCGGGTGTGCGCGGTCGTGAGGACTCTTTCTACGACTTCGCGACGAAATATCTCGACGACGCCGCCGAGCTCGACGTGCCCGCCAAGATCGATGACACCATCGCAGATGAAGTGCGCCAATTGGCGATTCGGGCATTCCAGGCCATCGACTGTCAGGGTCTGGCTCGTGTCGACTTCTTCCTCACCGAGAACGGCCCGATCATCAACGAGATCAACACCATGCCGGGATTCACCACCATCTCGATGTATCCGAGGATGTGGGCAGCCAGCGGGGTCGACTATCCGACGCTGTTGGCGACTATGGTCGAAACGGCCCTGAAGCGCGGCACGGGTCTGCGTTAA